The window tgattctcccatcccactggcagggagtgagcaaacagctgtgtggttgttcaTAGCTGCTTGACAGGTTAAACTTTCTTAGAGCAGGGCAGGACATCCCAGGAACAGGACAGAACATCCCAAAAGCAGGACAGGACATCCCAGAAGCAAGGCAGGACATCCCAGGAGGAGGCTCTCATGCCACCAGGGATGGCTGCCTGTAGGTGCGTCTGCAGCCTGACGTGCgtctccccccgccccgtttaGGGCTCAGCTCCTGATATAACTCTCTGCAAGGACACCATGTTCCTGGTGCTCTCTATTCTGAGGTGCATGGGCTAATTCTGCCCATGGTCGCTGCTGGAAATTGGCTTGGTTTTTCTAGCCAAGACCCCATGGCTGTGAACATGGGTACCTCCTTGCACAGTGGGAGTGCATTTTTGGCCACATGCTCAATGCCTGTTGAGTTACACTGCTGAATCCCTTCCTCAGCCAGATGGACGTGGGGCGTCCTTGATCTCAGGATGGGGTTCAGGACCTCCTGTCCTTGGGGGGATGTCTAAACCCCTGCATCATTGCTGGTTTGCTCTGATGTGGGTGGAAGAGGGCTTTGAGCATTGGcacttggaggaggagaaggaggatgaGGGGATTCCTGTAGGCCAGGGAAGACCTGGCTGCCTGGGGGAAGGATTATGAAGAGGCTGGAAGGTACCCAACAGTGGAAGCAGAAGGCTATGTTGGCCCAAGTGAgactgcagcagctgtgcaCCCATGCCTGAGCATACTGCTCTTTTTGAGTGCAGTACTGAGAGTTTGGATTTCATCCCTGCATGAAATGGCAGCAAAGACCGAATCCTCACCTGGCTTTTACAAAATGGCACATATCACCCCAAACAGCAAGGCTGTCCTTCCCAAGCACGGCGGCCTTGGCTCCACACACTCTCAGACCCAGGTGGCGACTGATGGAAATTTCAGTGCTCCTGTTTCCATTCAGCTTCCTCAGGAAATCTGGCTCCTCCAACCTCCGCCTGTGTCTCAGCCCCTCCAAGCAACCCCCGGTCTCTCTTGGCAAAGCTTGAGAAGGAGGATTAATTTTGGAATTGTTTGTCCAAGCCAGTGCCTGCTGTGGATGAGACTCCCCCATGGGGATGCAGCTGGGGAGCGAGGATCTCTGCTTTCTCCATCACTTGCTATCGGCTGGTGTCTGCTGTCCTTGTCTTAGCTTTGCACGTGAAAGCACAGTCTGGTGCCAGGAAGCACCTTGGACTCATCTGCTCCCATGGTGTTGCTTCAATGTTAATTACCTTCATTAAAGGGGAGCAGAAGAAAGACCTAGTGTGAGCCCCAGGCATGTGATGTTTTGATTTCCAGGGACTAGCATGGGGTTAAGATGTTCTCCTCGTCTAACCTGGTAACCCCAAGCAGGGCTGGTGCACATCCCCAGCGCAGCTTGGTGGGGTAAAGCCTGTTCCCAGCCTGGGCCAGTGCTTTACTGGAGCTCACTGGGGTGCACAGGGGAAAACCTCTTCAACTTTCTGCTCAAAGCAATGATTTCTCCCTTGGCTCTGAGCAAATCCCTCTGTCGCTCCTTGCTGTGCCAAGGCTCCTCTAGACAGCCCTGTGTATCAGAGATGCTGAGCCTGGACAACCTTGGGGCACTTCTGGCCAAACCCACAATGGGACAAGTGTGTCCAGCTGGGTACCCATCCAGGTCTGACCTTGTTCTGCCTTGCTTTGCCTGACCAGATGTGAGCAGGCatgtgtgcctcagtttccccggGTGTAAAATGGGTATAATGACTATGTCCTGCTGAACAAGAGCTCAATATACCAACAGGGGATGGATGTGTATGGTGTTGGTCTATAAAAATGTAGAAAGTTATATACAGTGTACATAAAGGGCCATATGGTCCAAGGCTACAACAGATTGCAACAAGGAAAGACCTCACCTGTACACCCTTGGAGCTGAGGGGTGTCGTAGAGAAAGTTAGTCAAAACTTAGCACTAGCAGCTTAAACGTTAATAGCTAGAGTAGACAAAACCTATAGACCATGGTATATGAACTGTAACGACTGTATTACAACAGTGTTGGAAAGCTAACCAAGAACTGACCAAAACCAACCTAAGAGGATGTGAAAGAGGATATAGATCCACTGTATGTTGTAGATGACCACGTAGCAACCAGTTAGTAATGGAACTGCAAACAAATCAAACGAATAAAGAGCAAAAAGACCCCAGACCTTAATATTACTGCTAGCCCGAACTGTCACATGAAGGGTGGGGAACTTAGACTGTAAGGGTATAATTGCCcagggatttctttgtttgggGTTCCTCTTTGGTCACACCCAGATCAAGCTATAGTGCTATTAATAAAACCTACTTTTATAGAAGAATCTATCTTTCAGCTTATTGATTCAGTGGAAACCTAGAGTTGAACCCTGTTATGGTGGCTGGTATGTGTAATTTCCGTAACAGGCAAGAGGAGGTCATTgcacagagatgctgtgggCAACGTGGTGTGTTGCTGCTGGAGATGTGTGCTATGAGGGGAAGATGCTGGAGGGCCTGatgtattattttgttttcgCTTGGGTTGTATTTGGGTCCTGAGTCCTCAGACTGTGGAGGCTAGGAGCCTTGGCCACCCAAACATGGGCTCGCTGGGACTGATTTCAGCTGTGTTGCCTCCTCTGGGGTGCCCAGCAGTGCAGCAAGGAGATGCCTCCAGCTACGTCCCAGCAGATGGCTGGTGGGTCCATCTACCAACCCTTCAACCAGAGACCTGCTCCCTTTTAACGTCCCACCTGGAGTGCTCCTCATGGCCGTGACCTGGGCGGGGCTGGTGGGAGCTACTTTGCTGCTCTTGGCAAATGTCTCCTGGGGAAAGAGGGCCAAATTTCTCTCCATCTCCCATTCCTGCTACATGCAGGGATGGAGGCCAAGAGGTGGAGTTTCATCTTggaggtgggctgggaggtgaagggaaagggagattTAGAGGAAGGGATAAATAGTCCAAGGTAAAGGAGTTGGAGCTTGGGGAGCTGAGGCTCAGTGGAAGGTGGAAAAGAGTGTGGTGGACAGGGATGGTCTGTGTATGGCGAGTTGAAGTTCCAGAACTGGTACAGAGGTCTATGAAGAaagggagagtggtggagagctgggcaggggtAGATTGGGCAACATGGACAAACCCCATGGGGTCTGGAGCAGCCAGGGAAGCATGTGCAACTCTTGGGGTCCAAACACACCTGAGGCCATGGGGTGGCCctggccagggtcaacccatgGCCTGGATATGCTCATTAAAGGCCATGTGGATGGGGAGGTTGATGCTGTCCCAGCTGCAACTGCTGAAGGTGCCGGTCAGGACAGGTGTTGTTGCAAGATGACCTTAAAACCTAGAGAATCCCCAGGAGAAGAAACTGGGAAATCCCTCCTGAGGTCCCCTGATCAGtcttgcttttcccttcccaaTGCAGTGATGACTGTGTGTAGGGACAGCTTGTGTGCGGGGACTTGGGAGGGATTAGGGTCTGGACCGTGGTGGGGACAGGGCCATGAGGTTGAGATGGAGGGAAGTTTTGGAACGGCTTCAGGCCCAGACAGACCCAACCAAGCACCCGGTGGAGGCGATGGGAGAACAAAGCATTGGAAACTCAAGAGATTGTAGCTTTAATAGGGACCTTCCTGAGGTGACACATCCTTTTGTCCTGCTGTGGACATGAGCCTCTTCCTCATGCGTGGAAATGTCCGGGAGGAGGGACGGAGAAGattgggaaggagagaaggaggaagaagagataTGAAAGTTAGGTAGCTCTACGGGTCAAAAATATACAACACTGATATCATACACAGCCATCAGTCCCCTCTGGCCAGCAGGCTGGGGCCGGGTGGTGGCCCCACGtagccagccctgctctgagtcccccctgccccacggaAGGTCACTTCCGCCGTCCGATTTGGGCCATGAGGTGCGCGTTGGCGGCAGCCTTCGCCCGCAAGTTCTTGGCTTTGGCGATATTGAAGAGGATGTTCATGATGTTGGTGGGGACATCGAGGGAGAGGGTGACCTTGGTGCGGCGGTCGCTCTTGGCCCGGTTTTGGTAGGTCTTCCCCTTAACCTGTGCTTGAGAGACATATTTGTAATGGCCTTCTCCCGGGAATGTCCTTTTCCCCATCTCTTCATCCACTGcgtcctccccctcctcctcctcagaagCTTCCTCTGGCGATGGGGAGTCGAAGCCGCGCTTGTCCAAGATGGCGTTTTCCTCTGGGCGGCTCTTCTGGGCTTCAGCGAGGGCCGCGTTGAGGCAGCTGAAGATGGAGGCGGTATTGTAGAGGCGGAGAGCCTGGCCGGTCTCAGCGGCGcagaggagggtgaggaggagcagcagcctggtgtGGGGCATTGCGGTGGCCTGCCTGGTGGAAACAATGTGGGGAGGGCAGAGATGGCCATGAGCTTCCCATGGGGCCCAGAGCAGAGCACCATCATCTCCATGTCCTCCCACATCCCAAGGACTGGGTTGCCCTCCCAGGTTCTGCACTCCTGGGTTCACCTCCCAAGTCCCCCCATCCCATCTAATGGTTAGGGCAAGTGGGAATGAGTTGTCCTGGGGCATCCTCCTCCAAGGTCCAATCTCCCAGCccttggttttggggtgctgggtgggaggTGGGATGTCCAAGGTGCTTTGCAAGGCTGCAACCTCAGTGGAGGAGAGGATTTGGCCATCCCTTTGCTGAGACACAAGtgcctgctgcaggagagctggttTCTGCCATGGGCACCTCCTTGCCTGGGGCAATCTCATTGCAGTCCCCATGCAGCCCTCTCTACGTTGCTAACACCTCCACAGAGTAACTGTGTGTACCACCAGCTGCTGTAaaggtgggtttttcttttggctCCTCTCTGGTCAGCCTGAAGCCACCAGAGATGTTTCTGTGCTCTCTGAAGCCGGAAATTGCCCATCCACTCGCTCACCCAACTCTGTCCGAGGAGGGCATGGAGTGGGACAGCCGGCCCCAGTGCAGGAGGGGTGATCTGCCACCCGTGCAGTGGGATGGCCCCACATCTCCTCTCCAGCTCTGGCCTGGGGTGCTCTGGGGTTGCCCGTTACCCCATGGCTCCATCCCCAGGACCCCCCTCCACCCTGGGTGCAGGACAGGCTGCCCCATCTGATGGCACATTTGGGGTGCAGTTCCCCAGTGGACAGCCCTGCCGTCGGTCCTTGGGCACCTCCAAAACCACAGCACAGAAGCATCACCCCCTGCTTGAAATATGGTCATTTTTGGGTTTCGGGAGGGCTGAAAACCTTGGGATAACCATCCTACTCTGCAAAACGTCCTGTCTCTGAGTCCTGTCTCTCTGGGAAGCAACCCATCTCCCTGTATACCCACCTGACCGCTCAAAAAGGCCACCTAAAAGGCCACAAGGGATCTCCTGGTGGGGGTTTTTGCCCGTTTTGAGGTCAGATAAGTGTCCCTGTGGCCAGCCCCAAAGGCACAAGGGCTCTCCAAGTGCCTGGAGGCGTGCTGGCATTCCCAATCTTCGGGCCCCATCTTGTGGCAAGCACGTCGCACGGCAAGCCCTGGATGGGGGACAGTCCCCAGGGGTGTGGGACCCTGCCTGGGTCTGGGGTTTCACCGCTGCTTTGGGGCTGTGAGCTGCTAAGTTATCTCCTGTGGGGATGGGAACGTGGTGGGTCCAAGGAGGCTGGGG of the Grus americana isolate bGruAme1 chromosome 1, bGruAme1.mat, whole genome shotgun sequence genome contains:
- the UCN3 gene encoding urocortin-3 yields the protein MPHTRLLLLLTLLCAAETGQALRLYNTASIFSCLNAALAEAQKSRPEENAILDKRGFDSPSPEEASEEEEGEDAVDEEMGKRTFPGEGHYKYVSQAQVKGKTYQNRAKSDRRTKVTLSLDVPTNIMNILFNIAKAKNLRAKAAANAHLMAQIGRRK